In one Sander lucioperca isolate FBNREF2018 chromosome 7, SLUC_FBN_1.2, whole genome shotgun sequence genomic region, the following are encoded:
- the galn gene encoding galanin peptides isoform X2 yields the protein MQRCFGIVCVSLIFCAALSETIGLVIAAKDKRGWTLNSAGYLLGPHGIDGHRTLGDKPGLAGKRDMGQEEDFRTGALRIGDGDIIHTVIDFLSYLKLKEMGALDSLPSSVTSDELANP from the exons atgcAGAGGTGCTTCGGGATTGTTTGCGTGTCACTCATCTTTTGCGCAGCTCTGTCTGAGACCATCGGCTTGGTCATTGCG gCAAAGGACAAACGTGGCTGGACACTGAACAGTGCTGGCTACCTGTTAGGTCCCc ATGGAATAGATGGACACAGGACACTTGGAGACAAGCCGGGTCTGGCTGGCAAGAGGGACATGGGCCAGGAGGAGGACTTCAGAacgg GTGCCCTGAGAATAGGAGATGGAGATATCATCCACACTGTCATTGACTTCCTGTCGTATCTAAAGCTGAAAG AGATGGGAGCCTTGGACAGCCTGCCTTCCTCTGTGACATCAGACGAACTGGCCAATCCCTGA
- the galn gene encoding galanin peptides isoform X1: MQRCFGIVCVSLIFCAALSETIGLVIAAKDKRGWTLNSAGYLLGPRRIDHLIQIKDSPSARGRDELVTQYGIDGHRTLGDKPGLAGKRDMGQEEDFRTGALRIGDGDIIHTVIDFLSYLKLKEMGALDSLPSSVTSDELANP, encoded by the exons atgcAGAGGTGCTTCGGGATTGTTTGCGTGTCACTCATCTTTTGCGCAGCTCTGTCTGAGACCATCGGCTTGGTCATTGCG gCAAAGGACAAACGTGGCTGGACACTGAACAGTGCTGGCTACCTGTTAGGTCCCc GTCGTATTGATCACCTAATTCAGATAAAGGATTCTCCCAGTGCCAGAGGCAGAGACGAGCTGGTCACTCAAT ATGGAATAGATGGACACAGGACACTTGGAGACAAGCCGGGTCTGGCTGGCAAGAGGGACATGGGCCAGGAGGAGGACTTCAGAacgg GTGCCCTGAGAATAGGAGATGGAGATATCATCCACACTGTCATTGACTTCCTGTCGTATCTAAAGCTGAAAG AGATGGGAGCCTTGGACAGCCTGCCTTCCTCTGTGACATCAGACGAACTGGCCAATCCCTGA